A genomic window from Triticum urartu cultivar G1812 chromosome 7, Tu2.1, whole genome shotgun sequence includes:
- the LOC125523371 gene encoding L-ascorbate oxidase homolog, producing the protein MKISSPAALCVFVLLAAARAEDPYRFYTWNVTFGDIYPLGVKQQGILINGQFPGPQIDAVTNDNIIINVFNNLPAPFLLSWQGIQQRRSSWQDGVYGTNCPIPPGGNFTYNMQFKDQIGSYYYFPSLAFHKAAGGYGGIRVLSRPRIPVPFNPPAGDFTILAGDWFKLNHTDLKGILDSGNDLPFPDGLLINGHGLNGNRFTVDQGKTYRFRVSNVGISTSVNIRIQGHSLLLVEVEGSHTMQNTYSSLDIHLGQSYSFLVKADQPPQDYTIVVSTRFTNPVLTNTAMLHYSNSNGVPAALPPPPGPTVEIDWSLNQARSIRWNLTASGPRPNPQGSYHYGQVNTTRTMRLANSRVTINGKLRYAVNSVSFIPTDTPLKVADFYNIQGVFTPGSMPDAPSGGPAYLQTAVMASNMRDYVEVVFENAEGSVQSWHIDGYAFWVVGMDGGQWTPASRQNYNLRDAIARYTLQVYPGAWTAIYMPLDNVGMWNVRSESWGRQYLGQQFYLRVYSPANSWRDENPIPKNALLCGRASGRRTRPL; encoded by the exons ATGAAGATATCGTCTCCCGCCGCCCTCTGCGTCTTCGTCCTCCTCGCGGCGGCCAGGGCCGAGGACCCCTACCGGTTCTACACCTGGAACGTCACCTTCGGCGACATCTACCCGCTCGGCGTCAAGCAGCAG GGGATCCTGATCAACGGGCAGTTCCCGGGGCCGCAGATCGACGCCGTCACCAACgacaacatcatcatcaacgtCTTCAACAACCTGCCCGCACCATTTCTCCTCTCATG GCAGGGGATTCAGCAGAGGAGGAGCTCATGGCAAGACGGCGTGTACGGCACAAACTGCCCGATCCCTCCGGGGGGCAACTTCACCTACAACATGCAGTTCAAGGACCAGATCGGGAGCTACTACTACTTCCCTTCTCTCGCGTTCCATAAGGCGGCTGGCGGGTACGGTGGCATCAGGGTCCTTAGCCGCCCGAGGATCCCCGTTCCGTTCAACCCCCCTGCCGGTGATTTCACCATCTTGGCCGGTGACTGGTTCAAGCTCAACCACACT GACTTGAAAGGCATTCTGGACAGTGGTAACGACCTTCCGTTCCCTGACGGGCTCCTTATCAATGGCCATGGCTTGAATGGCAATAGGTTCACAGTAGACCAAG GGAAAACATATCGTTTTCGGGTGTCAAACGTGGGCATCTCGACCTCGGTGAACATAAGGATCCAGGGCCATTCCTTGCTCCTGGTGGAGGTGGAGGGATCGCACACCATGCAGAACACCTACTCGTCGCTCGACATCCACCTAGGCCAGTCCTACTCGTTCCTCGTGAAGGCCGACCAGCCACCCCAGGACTACACCATCGTCGTCTCGACGCGCTTCACCAACCCCGTTCTCACCAACACCGCCATGCTCCATTACAGCAACTCGAATGGCGTCCCCGCAGCGTTGCCTCCTCCCCCCGGGCCGACCGTCGAGATCGACTGGTCTCTGAATCAGGCCAGATCAATCCG GTGGAACCTGACGGCGAGTGGACCGAGGCCGAACCCTCAGGGGTCGTACCACTATGGCCAAGTGAACACGACGAGAACGATGAGGCTCGCCAACTCGCGGGTCACCATCAACGGCAAGCTGAGGTACGCGGTGAACAGCGTGTCCTTCATCCCGACCGACACCCCGCTCAAGGTGGCCGACTTCTACAACATCCAGGGCGTGTTCACGCCGGGGAGCATGCCCGACGCCCCGTCCGGCGGCCCCGCCTACCTCCAGACGGCCGTCATGGCGTCCAACATGCGGGACTACGTTGAGGTCGTCTTTGAGAACGCCGAGGGCTCCGTGCAGTCCTGGCACATCGACGGCTATGCCTTCTGGGTCGTCGG GATGGACGGAGGGCAGTGGACGCCGGCGAGCCGTCAGAACTACAACCTGAGAGACGCGATCGCCCGGTACACGTTGCAG GTGTATCCTGGGGCGTGGACAGCGATATACATGCCACTGGACAACGTGGGGATGTGGAACGTTCGGTCGGAGAGCTGGGGCAGGCAGTACCTGGGCCAGCAGTTCTACCTGCGGGTATACTCGCCGGCGAACTCGTGGCGCGACGAGAACCCCATCCCCAAGAACGCACTGCTCTGCGGCCGCGCCTCCGGCCGCCGGACCAGGCCGCTCTGA